GAACGCGGCACGCGCGTTGGCCGACCAAGCGCGGCTCAAGAGTCTCGAGGTCGAGATCGGGCCGCGGGCGGAGGAGATTGCCCGCCAGAGTGCCGTGGTCGCCGAATTGGAAGCAGGTCTCGCCGCCCTGCGAAAGGGCTCTCGGCCCGAGGAGATCGCTATCGGTCGCCAGCAGCTCGCGCAGGCCGAGGCGGCCCTGGCACTGGCCGTCGCGGGGCCTCGCCCGGAGGACCGAGCCGCCGCGGAGGCCATGGAGCGCCAGGCGAACGCTCGATACCGCGCCGCGCAACGCGGCCCGACCACCGAGGAGCGGCGCCAGGCCGAGGCGCGGCTCGCCTCCGCCCAAGCCGCGGCCGCCCAGGCTCGGCGAGATGCGGAACGTGCGCGGGCGTTGTTCGAGGACGGGGCGGTGCCCAAGGCCGCAGCCGAGGCGGCGGCGACCGCCGCGGCCACCGCCCGTGCGCGGGAGGCCGAAGCCGAACAGGTGCTGGCGGGTGTCCGACGAGGGACCCCGCCCGAGGAGCTCGAGGCGGCGCGCCAGGCCTACGAAGCCGCGCGTTCCCAGGCCGACGCGGTTCGGGCGGGGACGCGCAGGGAGGACATCGCGCGGCTGCGGGCGGCGCGCGATGCGGCGAGGCAGAGCCTGGATCTCTTGATTGAGGGGCCTCGGCGCGAGGACGTGCTGGCGGCCGAGGCGCGTTTGCGACAGGCGCAAGCCGTGCTTGACGAGCTCTTGAAGGGGGCGACGCCCGAGCAACGCGGCCAGGCGGCAGCCG
This portion of the Fimbriimonadaceae bacterium genome encodes:
- a CDS encoding HlyD family efflux transporter periplasmic adaptor subunit: MKVRRFMPLFVILVLVVAGIAVDRVRDAKRSELSGIFEAQPAKLSSRVGGRVAKILVREGDAVKKGQVLVRLEATPTEQDANAARALADQARLKSLEVEIGPRAEEIARQSAVVAELEAGLAALRKGSRPEEIAIGRQQLAQAEAALALAVAGPRPEDRAAAEAMERQANARYRAAQRGPTTEERRQAEARLASAQAAAAQARRDAERARALFEDGAVPKAAAEAAATAAATARAREAEAEQVLAGVRRGTPPEELEAARQAYEAARSQADAVRAGTRREDIARLRAARDAARQSLDLLIEGPRREDVLAAEARLRQAQAVLDELLKGATPEQRGQAAAGAAASEAQLGKAEDLVDEGAIVAPADGIVESVLVADGDLVPPGGPVIQFADPSDIWLRVCLPESQLSKVQVGDTAELKVDGLSDLVPAVVERIATQGEFTPANLQTPEERGKQVFAVRLRLARVESKIRAGMAATVKRVGGWQ